A window of Enterobacter ludwigii genomic DNA:
TCAAACCAGGAGTCGATGATCAGCGCCTGCAGCGGGCCATCCGGGTCACCTTCCGGAGCCGGAATATCACGAACCAGACGTTCCAGAACATCGGTCACGCCCACGCCCGTTTTAGCGGAGCAGCGTACCGCATCGGTCGCGTCGATGCCGACAATATCTTCAATCTCTTCCGCTACGCGCTCAGGATCGGCGGCTGGCAGGTCGATCTTATTCAGAACCGGCACAACTTCGAGATCCATTTCCATCGCGGTGTAGCAGTTTGCCAGGGTCTGGGCTTCTACGCCCTGCCCGGCATCCACCACCAGCAGCGCGCCTTCACAGGCTGCCAGCGAGCGTGATACTTCATAGGAGAAGTCAACGTGGCCTGGGGTGTCGATAAAGTTTAACTGATAGGTTTCACCATCAGCCGCTTTGTAATCCAGCGTGACGCTCTGCGCTTTAATGGTGATACCGCGTTCGCGTTCCAGGTCCATGGAGTCCAGAACCTGGGCTTCCATTTCACGATCAGACAGGCCACCGCAAATCTGGATAATACGGTCAGACAGCGTCGACTTACCGTGGTCAATGTGAGCAATGATCGAAAAGTTACGTATGTTCTTCATATAGTTAAATAATTATGCCTTACGAATTCCTGGAGGCCGCTGTTCTTAGCCTGACGTTTTTCAGTGCGAAAACGCAGCATTCTACACTACATCCTCGCTACCTGGAAATGCACTTAGAGACAGGTATAGCGTGAAGAAAGGACGTTTTCTGTTTTAGGACGTAAATAATGATAAAGCCCGATGGATCACCGGGCCTCAGAAGAGAGCGTTTCAACACGAAGCTGGTCTGGCGCCAGCCCAACGCTGAGAATGACAGGTTGCCACTCTTCGCGGGCAGCGAGCTTCGGAGAGAAACCTTTGGCCAACCAGAATCCTCCCACGCCACCTAATGCGGCACCGCACATGGCGGCTGCATCGGTGCCAAACAGCATCTGGAATATGCCGCCCATCACAAACAACCCTACCAGCGGGGAGAGATAAACCAGCATAGCCGAACTGAGCAGGCTACCTTCCGCAATACCCAGCTCGACCTTCTGTCCCGCCATCAACGGCTGTTCGCTTGGCACAGAAATCGTGTGCGACGTTTGTGGCCCGAGCTTATTCAGCACGCGACTGCCGCAGCCGGCTCTGGACGCGCAGCTATTACATGATGCTTTGACATCGCAGCTCACCAGCGCAATGCCGTTCTGCCACGATACAACCGTAGCCCACTCTTTAATCATTGTGCGGCCCTGAATTTTATGCTGTCAGAAATGCGTTTTGCCGTCTGCGGAGGTAACTCACCCACAATCGTGATCTCTGCGTTATCGCGTACCGTGGTGCTGACCGTACGACGTCCGGTACGAAGCATTTGTTCAGAACTGTTTGCCGTTGCGCGGTTAATATTCACCGAGAAGCTGAATAATCCATCGGAATAAAGACGCGATTCAACGGGAGTCTCAATGGTTGGCAACTGACGACGGCTGCTTGAAACTTCGCTAAACCCTTGTGGGATCCAGGAAGGCACCCAGTTGAAATTAACAGAGTCACCCGCCGGAACAGAAAGCAGTGGCGGCAGACTGGCTTTAGCCAGATTCTGCATGCTGTTTCCAACCTGATTGTTCACATTGAAGGAGATAACGCGGAACTGTTCCAGCGTTTCACCGTCACGGTCAAGCAGGTCTACACGCATCGGAAGTTTAGTTTCTGCGTCAATCCAGACGATATAGCTGTAGCGTGTTCCGTCCCGGGCAACAACGCGGATCACCTCACACAACCTGTCCGCAATGCGCGTACGCCCTACCGAAATAAAATCGTAGTAAGGGGCGAGCCGCTTGAAGTCGGTGTAAATAAGTGACGGCAGAGAATCAACGATATAGTCGCCATTCAGCGTGAATGGCTCCAGACCTGGTTCGAAATAACTGATTTCGTTACCACGCTGAACAACTTCCCGACGCGGGCCATCCATCTGTAAAAGCTGGGCGAGCGGCTGGTTATCAAGACGGGCATGGCGATAGCGTAACGACTCGACACCCTGCTTATTGATGCTGATAAATGCCAACTCATAATTGAGTGACTGGCTAGCCTGATTCATTTGCTGCAACAACGCCCCGGATGAAACATCAGCCGAGGCGTTGGCAGAGAAGAACAAGCTACCCGCCATCAGAGACATGGCGAACCAAAGTTGCTTCATTACTGCGATTGCGTTCCTAAAGTTTGGTTTCCGGGCACCTGCACAGCAGCTTGCTGTGTTTGTGCCTGCTCAAACTGAAGCTGTTCAGAGTGCAGACGACGCTGCAACTCATAATCCTGCAACATCGCATTAATGCGACGGCGCTGCTCCTGAACCTGCTGTTGCTGACCGCCGCTGGCGGAGGCATCAGCCGGTACACCCAGACTTACCGGGCTGGCTTTGCCCATCATCGGCAGTGTGTTAAACACTGGCGCTTCTGGCTGCTGATTAGTTTCAGACTGAGTATTATAGTGCTGGACGCCAACGATAACTGCAAGCGATACGCATGCAGCCACCCCCATTTGGGTGAGCTGGCTAGCCCACGGACGCACCTTTTGCCAGAACGGCATTTTCTGCCACTGGTGAGGTGCTGGTTGAGCTTCAGGAATCAGCGGAGTGGTCTGATGAACAGGCTCATTCTCAATGGCCGCCATCACGCGGGCTGAGATATCGAAATGGAGAACCTCGCCGGTGTCACCACGAAGAGTGTCACGGATGAGATGGTAACTCTCCCAGGTCTCTTGCATTTCGGGAGAATGAGACAGCTCGTTGAGCAGCTCACTATCCAGCGTTTCACCATCCATTAAAGCGGAAAGTTTTTCTTTCTGCATGCCTAATACCTTTTCCAGTATCCCGCTATCGTCAACGCCTGATAAGCGGTTGAACTTTATTATCAATAGCTTCTCGCGCACGGAAAATTCGTGAACGTACCGTACCGACCGGACAATCCATGATAGCGGCTATCTCTTCATAGCTCAGACCATCCAGCTCCCGTAACGTAATTGCCATGCGTAAATCTTCCGGGAGCGACTCGATCGTGCGAAAAACGATTTGTCTCAGTTCTTCTGACAACATTAAGTTCTCAGGGTTCGAAATTTCTTTCAATGCGCCGCCACTTTCGAAGTTTTCGGCGTCGATTGCGTCCACATCACTTGAAGGTGGACGACGTCCCTGAGCGACCAGATAATTCTTTGCCGTATTGACCGCAATACGGTACAGCCAGGTATAAAAAGCACTATCCCCCCGGAAAGAATCCAGCGCGCGATAGGCCTTGATAAAAGACTCTTGTACCACATCAGGTACATCACCTGACGGTACATAACGGGAAACCAGGCTCGCCACTTTATGCTGGTAGCGCACCACCAGTAAGTTAAAGGCTTTCTGATCTCCCTTCTGGACCCGTTCAACCAGGACCTGGTCCGTTAACTGCTCGCTCATCCGAGGTAATGTCTCCCCAAACCTAAATTCCACGCGTTATCGAAACGCCACTCTAAAATACCGCACTTTGAGCAAGCACCGAATTAGAGTGTCTGATCTTCAATAAGTTCCGTAACGCCTTTGTTTTTGTTCATCGCGCCGCAGACTGTTCATTTTCTCTCATTATAAGTCTGTTCACGATACGCACCACTTTCTGACAAGAAACATCTTTTTCCCGCCAGAAGAGTAACGCAACCCTGGCTTTATTTCACCACAAAATCTGACACTAACGATCTGCTTCGCAAAATAATTTCATTCATTTACCTCCTGTTTACGCCACCTTACGAGTTTAGTCATTGCAACAGACTTTAAAAAAAACGTGCGATATCTCGCATTCAGGTGCTATTCTGACCAAACACTGTTTAGTAAATTAAACAAAATCATGAACACAACACCTGAACTTCATTGTGATGTACTGATCATCGGCAGCGGTGCTGCCGGTCTCTCTCTGGCGCTGCGTCTGGCCGAGCATCAGAACGTTATTGTTCTGAGTAAAGGGCCGATAAGTGAAGGTTCCACATTTTATGCCCAGGGCGGTATTGCCGCTGTGTTTGACGAAACAGACAGCATTGCATCACATGTTGAAGATACGTTGATTGCCGGTGCCGGGATCGTGGATACGCACGCCGCAGAGTTTGTCGCCAGTAATGCCCGTCATTGCGTTCAATGGCTCATCGACCAGGGGGTATTATTTGATACCCAGGTTCAGCCCAATGGCGAAGAGAGCTATCACCTTACTCGTGAAGGCGGTCATAGTCACCGTCGCATCCTTCACGCCGCGGATGCCACGGGTAAAGAAGTTGAAACTACGCTGGTCAGTAAGGCTCTTAGTCATCCTAATATTCGGGTCCTTGAGCGGAGTAATGCCGTTGACCTGATTATTTCCGACAAAATTGGCCTGCCCGGCACGCGTCGCGTCGTGGGTGCCTGGGTCTGGAATCGTAATAAAGAGAAGGTTGAAACTTGTCAGGCGAAGGCTGTCGTACTGGCTACAGGCGGCGCCTCCAAGGTATATCAGTACACCACCAACCCGGACATAGCCTCCGGAGACGGTATTGCCATGGCCTGGCGCGCCGGTTGCCGCGTGGCGAACCTCGAATTTAACCAGTTTCACCCGACCGCATTGTTCCACCCTCAGGCACGCAACTTCCTGCTCACGGAAGCGCTGCGCGGAGAAGGTGCTTACCTGAAACGCCCTGACGGCTCACGCTTTATGCCGGACTTTGATACCAGAGGTGAACTCGCGCCACGTGACATCGTTGCCCGCGCCATCGACCATGAAATGAAACGTCTTGGCGTGGACTGCATGTATCTCGATATCAGCCATAAGCCCGCAGAGTTCATTCGCCAGCACTTCCCGATGATTTACGAAAAGCTGCTGAATCTGGGCATTGATTTAACCCGCGATCCGGTGCCCATTGTACCTGCCGCCCACTATACCTGTGGTGGCGTAATGGTTGACGACCATGGACGTACGGATGTAGATGGCCTGTATGCTATCGGAGAGGTCAGCTATACCGGACTTCACGGCGCGAACCGTATGGCCTCTAACTCACTGCTTGAATGCCTGGTGTACGGCTGGTCTGCAGCGGAAGACATCACGAAACGCATGCCGTACGCCCGCGAGACAGAGCACCTGCCTGCCTGGGATGAAAGCCGTGTGGATAACCCGGATGAGTTGGTGGTGATCCAACATAACTGGCATGAGCTACGACTGTTTATGTGGGACTACGTGGGGATTGTACGCACGACCAAACGACTTGAGCGCGCGTTGCGCCGCATCACCATGCTCCAACAGGAAATTGATGAGTATTATGCCAATTTCCGCGTATCGAATAATTTGCTGGAGCTGCGCAATCTGGTTCAGGTCGCTGAACTGATTGTACGCTGCGCGATGATGCGTAAAGAGAGCCGCGGGCTGCACTATACCCTGGATTACCCGGATCAGCTTGCTGAATCCGGCCCGTCGATACTCTCACCGCAGGTTCACATAAACAGATAAAATGCCTGGGTCAGAGCGGTGTAATCTTCGGAATAACGCTGGTCTGGCCCACGGATCACCATTCTGTCATTAAAGCATTCACCTTCTTTTGGTGATAGCGCCAGCAGTACGCGGTGCGGCAGCCGTCCTTCCGTATCCGAAATATCGGTACGCAAACGTAGCGTCCAGCCAATCTCCTGGGCGATGCCGATGAATGTATTGCCCGTACTCTCAGGTAGGACGACACAGAAAAAACCCTCTTCGGAGATGAGCTCTGCCGCACTGGTGAGTAGCGCTTTATGGTTGAGGGAGCCGGTGTAACGCGCCTGTTCGCGCTCCGGTGAACCGCACTCAACGCCGGGCTCATAGTAGGGAGGGTTACTGACGATGAGATCGTAACGTGCGGTTTGTTCAGGCGCCCAAGCCAGCACATCTGCGCATTCCACTTTCATCCGTTCTGCCCAGGGAGATTCGGCCGCATTTTCACGCGCCTGCTCTGCGGCCTGCGCATCCAGTTCAACCGCATCAATCGTGACATGCTCTTCTGTACGTTGCGCCAGCATCAACGCCACCAGCCCGCTGCCGGTACCGATATCAAGAATACGCTTAACACCTGCGACAGGTGCCCAGGCTCCCAGTAAAATACCGTCAGTGCCGACTTTCATAGCACAGCGATCGTGAGCAACAAAAAATTGTTTAAATGTAAAACCATCGCGGCGCAGCTGCGCTTTGAGTTGAGACATGTCAGGGCAAACTTCTAAGTGAAACTGGAGTAGCATAGGGGAAAGCGAAGTGACCGAAAAGCGATATCCATACAAACAGATGAAGATTACAGCCGTAACGTCTATAATCAGCGCCCCACACAGAGGTAGAACATGACTGTAACGACTTTTTCCGAACTTGAACTCGATGAAAGCCTGCTCAATGCACTTGAGAGCAAAGGCTTTACACGCCCGACCGCCATTCAGGCAGCGGCCATTCCGCCTGCGCTTGAGGGCCGCGATGTGCTCGGTTCTGCGCCAACCGGCACGGGGAAGACAGCAGCCTATTTGCTGCCTGTGTTGCAGCATCTGCTCGATTTTCCACGTAAAAAATCAGGCCCGCCGCGTATTTTAATCCTGACGCCTACGCGCGAGCTGGCCATGCAGGTGGCCGATCACGCGCGTGAACTCGCGGCAAATACTCATCTGGATATCGCCACCATCACCGGCGGCGTTGCGTATATGAACCACGCCGAAGTGTTCAGCGAAAACCAGGACATCGTCGTTGCGACGACGGGCCGCCTGCTGCAGTACATTAAAGAAGAGAACTTCGACTGCCGCGCGGTTGAAACGCTGATCCTCGACGAAGCCGACCGTATGCTGGACATGGGCTTCGCACAGGATATTGAGCATATTGCGGGTGAAACGCGCTGGCGTAACCAGACGATGCTGTTCTCTGCCACCCTCGAAGGGGAAGCGATTAAAGACTTCGCAGAGCGTCTGCTGGAAGATCCGGTGGAAGTGTCAGCGACGCCGTCCACCCGTGAGCGTAAGAAGATCCACCAGTGGTACTACCGCGCGGACAACCTTGAGCACAAGGTCGAATTGCTCAAACACCTGCTGAAGCAGGAAGATGCGCTGCGCACAATCGTGTTTGTGCGTAAGCGCGAGCGCGTGCACGAGCTGGCAGAAATGCTGCGTAACGCCGGGATCAACAACTGCTATCTTGAAGGCGAGATGGCACAGATCAAACGTACCGAAGGCATTAAGCGCCTGACCGATGGCCGCGTTAACGTGCTGGTTGCCACAGACGTTGCCGCTCGCGGGATCGACATCCCTGACGTCAGCCACGTCATTAACTTCGATATGCCACGCAGCGGCGATACCTATCTGCACCGTATTGGCCGTACCGGCCGCGCGGGCCGCAAAGGGATTGCTATCTCACTGGTCGAAGCTCATGACTACCTGCTGCTGCAGAAAATTGGCCGCTATGTTGACGAGCCGCTGAAAGCGCGCGTTATTGATGGCCTGCGCCCGACCACACGTGCGCCGAGTGAAAAAATGACGGGTAAACCGTCCAAGAAAGCGCTCGCGAAACGTGCTGAGAGAAAAGAGAAAGAAAAAGAGAAGCCACGCGTGAAGCAGCGTCACCGCGATACCAAAAACATTGGTAAGCGCCGTAAGCCAAGCGCTGCCGCGCAGGAAACGAAGACTGAAGAGTAATAAAAAGCCGGGGAAAATCCCCGGCTTTTTTTATTCTGCCCCCACGGCTGAAACTATTACAGGCTTTCAGTAAAGGTACGAGCGATAACGTCGCGCTGTTGTTCTGGGGTCAGAGAGTTGAAGCGTACTGCATAGCCAGACACGCGAATGGTCAGCTGTGGGTATTTTTCAGGGTGCTCAACCGCATCCATCAGCGTTTCGCGACGCAGCACGTTAACGTTCAGGTGCTGACCACCTTCCACACGTACTTCCGGTTTCACTTCCATTGGGATTTCACGGTATTCAATTTCGCCCAGCTTGCTGACTGGAACAATTTCATCTTCAGCAAAACCGGCTTTCGCGACGACACAACGTGCTTCGTTTTTCTCGCTGTCCAGCAGCCAGAAAGAGTTGAGCAGATCGTCATTTGCAGCTTTAGTAATCTGGATACCTGTAATCATGTGTTGCCTCCCTTAGGCTACATTAACTGATGTCGGCCTCTTCAGGCCAATTGGTAAAACCAATGTTTCTTGTGTGTATATATATCATTCGCACCCTGGTGATTTATTGATTTAAATCAACAAAAACACCAACCATATAAAGAGTGTGGTTTGAATTTATTGTTTTAGATCAATTTTATCGCCTTACCAATTCAATTTCGCCTGCATACTTTCAAAATAAATTGAGGGACTTACGGTCAATTTCTGCCTGTGATTTTGCGCCCATGTATTTAACAGGTAAGCTAGACGCAGATTGAGATTCGCAGGAGAGCGAGATGACGACACCTTTAACCTGGCACGACGTGCTGGCCGAAGAAAAACAGCAGCCCTATTTTATTAATACTCTCAGCACCGTCGCGACGGAGCGGCAGTCTGGCCAGACGATTTATCCGCCACAGAAAGATGTTTTCAACGCCTTTCGCTATACCGAATTGAGCGATGTCAAAGTCGTTATCCTCGGACAGGATCCTTACCATGGCCCAGGGCAGGCGCACGGGCTGGCGTTCTCTGTACGCCCGGGCGTGGCTATCCCCCCTTCTCTGCTCAACATGTATAAAGAGCTTGAGGGAACGCTGCCTGGGTTTACCCGCCCTACTCACGGTTACCTGGAAAGCTGGGCGCGCCAGGGCGTGCTGTTATTGAATACGGTGCTTACCGTACGGGCGGGTCAGGCGCACTCACACGCAAGTCTGGGCTGGGAAACGTTTACTGACAAAGTCATCAGCCTGATCAACGAGCATCGTGAAGGCGTGGTATTTTTACTCTGGGGTTCTCACGCGCAGAAGAAAGGGGCGATTATCGATCGTCAGCGTCATCACGTGTTGAAAGCGCCGCACCCGTCACCGCTGTCTGCACATCGCGGCTTCTTTGGCAGTAATCATTTTGTTCTGGCGAACGAATGGCTGGAAAAACGTGGCGAAACGCCAATTGACTGGATGCCTGTGTTACCGGCAGAAAGCGAGTAGTATTTAATGTGCCGGGTCTAACCCGGCACATTAAGAGGCTTATGCCTTATTCTGACGCCACCACTCGGCCAGCAGTACGCCGGTCGCAACGGATACGTTCAGACTTTCCACATTACCTGTTCCGTCGATAGAGACGCTCAGATCTGCACTGGAGAGCGCCGCGTCAGACAGACCATCGCGCTCCTGACCCAGCACCAGCACCATTTTACGCGGCAGCGTTGCTTTAAACAGCGGCGTACCAGCATGGCTCGAAGTCGTCACGATGGAATAGCCTGCTTTACGGAACTGCTCAATAGCATCCAGAACGCTATCACCGGTGATCGGCTGAACGTGCTCAGCACCACCTTCTGCAGTACGGATCGCCGCACCTGATTCCAGCAGTGCAGCATCCTGCAACAGCACGCCTTTCACGCCGAAGTGCGCGCAGCTACGCATCATCGCACCCAGGTTATGCGGGTTGCCCACATCTTCCAGCGCCAGAACACAGTCATCGGCCTCTGCCTGGCTGACCCATTGCTGAACGGTGGTGCCATTACGTTTTTTGATCAGGAAGCAAACACCACCGTGGTGTTCGGTACCGGACGCTTTGGTCAGCTCGGCATCATCTACCACGTGATAGGCTTTACGGTTCGCGGCCATCCAGCGCAGCGCTTCTTTAAAACGTGGAGTCACGCTCTGGATAAACCAGGCGCGGACGATGCACTCAGGACGGCTCTGGAACAGCGCCTGGCAGGCGTTCTCGCCATACACGCGAGTCTCTTCAGCCCGCTGACGGCGCAGCACTTCCGGGTCGATAAAGCTTTTACCGCTGATACCACCGTGATCGGCTTTTTCCGGCGTCTCATCGCCAGGCGCGCGCGAAACGGTACGCCATGGGGAGGCGTTATCACGTGAGAAGTCATCGCGTGGACGGTCATCGCGTTTGCGGTCATCGCGTTTGCGATCGTCACGCTTACGGTCATCACGTTTGCGGTCATCACCGCGGTTATTTCTGTCATCGCGGGCGGGGCGACGGCCACCGTCTGCACGAGAAGACGCCGGACGCCCGCCACCTTTTCCGGTACGCGGATTTTGGGTGCGTTTATCAGAGTCATCATCACTGCGGACATACATCACTTTGACCTTGCCGCTTTTGTTTTTCATTTCGTCGTTCATGCTTTTCTCCACCAGCGCTGCGCGAAGCGCGCAGATTACCCGATGTGCCAGCGCATAGCCATAATTTCGTACAAAAGCCTGTGACTATTGTTCTCATTGAATAAAACGCATTGTTGTTTCAAACAGGCTCATTGATAATATGTAACATATTAGAAACATTATCGGCGTTTGCCGCTGTTCCACGGCTCTATCAGAGGTTAGTTATGAATACCGTATGTGCCAACTGTCAGGCTCTCAATCGCATTCCGGACGATCGGATTGAAGATGGTGCGAAATGCGGGCGTTGTGGTCATGAATTGTTTGATGGCGATGTCATTAACGCAACGGGTGCTACGCTGGACAAACTCCTCAAGGATGATCTTCCCGTAGTGGTCGACTTCTGGGCGCCATGGTGCGGCCCATGCCGTAGCTTCGCGCCGATCTTCGAAGATGTGGCAGAAGAGCGCAACGGGAAAATGCGGTTCGTTAAGGTCAATACCGAAGCGGAACCCGAACTGAGCGCACGTTTTCGTATTCGCAGCATCCCGACCATTATGATTTTCAAAAAGGGTGAAGTGATCGATATGCTCAACGGTGCGGTTCCAAAAGCACCTTTTGAAAGCTGGTTAAACGAGTCGCTGTAACATTCATGGGGCACATCTTGTGCCCCGTTCCCGCCTCTGCGAAAATAGGGTTTTTCCTGCATTTCGCCCATGACTGATAACGCTGTCCTTCAATTACGTGCCGAACGCCTTGCTCGCTCAACGCGTCCCTTTCTTGCCCGTGGCAATCGAATCCGTCGTTGCCAGCGATGCCTGCTGCCACTAAAGGTTTGCCTGTGCGAGACGCTGGCCCCGAGTACAGCGGAGAGTCGTTTTTGTCTGGTGATGTTCGATACCGAGCCGATGAAACCCAGTAATACGGGTCGCCTGATTGCCGACATTCTGCCTGATACCACTGCGTTTCAGTGGTCGCGCACGGAGCCACCACAGGCCCTGCTCGACGCAGTGACAAACCCGGACTATCAGCCCATGGTCGTTTTCCCGGCCTCTTATGCAGGGGCCGATCGTCAGGTGCTTTCGGCTCCCCCATCCGGTAAACCGCCCCTGTTTATTATGCTGGATGGCACCTGGACCGAAGCACGAAAAATGTTTCGTAAAAGTCCTTATCTTGACGCACTGCCGGTGATTTCTGTCGATCTTTCCCGGGTCTCCGCCTACCGCCTGCGTGAAGCGCATGCCGACGGGCAATACTGCACTGCCGAAGTGGCCATTGCGCTTCTGGATTTAGCAGGCGATACCGTAGCGGCAGGCGCCCTGGGCAACCATTTCTCCCGCTTTCGCGAGCGCTATCTGGCGGGAAAAACCGTTCATAAGGGCAGTGTCACAGCACTCGATCCAGAAAGCGTTTAAAATCATCAGGTCGCTTGCATTCACAGGAGGCCTGCATGAGCCAGAGAGGGTTAGAAGCGCTATTACGTCCTAAATCCATTGCCGTTATCGGCGCCTCAATGAAACCGGATCGTGCAGGCTATCTGATGATGCGCAACCTGCTAGCCGGAGGGTTTAATGGCCCTGTTATGCCCGTTACGCCTGCCTACAAGGCCGTTCAGGGGGTACTTGCCTGGCCAGATGTACAGAGCCTGCCTTTCGTACCCGATCTTGCCGTACTGTGTACCAATGCGAAACGAAATCCGGAACTGCTGGAATCACTCGGTAAAAAAGGGTGTAAAACCTGCATTATTCTCTCGTCTCCACCGGAACAACAGCCCGAGCTGCTGGCATGCGCCAGTCGTTATCAAATGCGCATCCTTGGGCCGAACAGTCTTGGCCTGCTCGCCCCCTGGCAGGGTCTGAATGCCAGTTTCTCTCCTGTACCAATCCGTAAAGGCAAACTCGCGTTTATTTCGCAATCGGCGGCGGTATCGAACACCATCCTCGACTGGGCTCAGCAGCGTGAAATGGGATTCTCCTACTTCATTGCCCTGGGTGACAGCCTGGATATTGACGTTGATGAGCTCCTTGATTTTCTGGCTCGCGACAGTAAAACCAGCGCAATCCTGCTTTACCTCGAGCACCTCAGCGATGCCCGTCGTTTTGTATCGGCTTCACGAAGCGCCTCGCGCAATAAACCGATCCTGGTGATCAAAAGTGGGCGTAGCCCTGCAGCCCAGCGACTTCTGCAGTCGCATTCCGGTATGGATCCTGCATGGGACGCCGCCATTCAGCGTGCGGGTTTGCTGCGGGTACAGGATACACACGAGCTTTTTTCCGCCGTCGAGACGCTAAGCCATATGCGCCCATTGCGCGGTGAGAAGTTAATGATTGTCAGTAACGGTGCCGCCCCTGCCGCACTCGCGCTGGATGAACTGTGGCGGCGCTTCGGTAAGCTGGCAACGCTGGGTGAAGAGACACTGCAACGTCTGAGAGAAGCTCTCCCGACAAGTGTGACGCCAGACAACCCGCTTGACTTACGCGATGACGCCAGCAGCGATCGCTATATCAAGGCCATCTCGATTTTGCTGGATAGCCAGGATTTCGACGCACTGATGATTATCCACTCCCCCAGCGCGGCCGCTCCAGGTAGTGGAAGTGCGCGGGCACTCATTGATACCGTGCGCAATCATCCACGTGGAAAATATGTCACTTTGCTGACCAACTGGTGCGGTGAGTTTTCTTCGCAGGAGGCGCGACGCTTGTTCAGTGAAGCCGGGCTGCCAACCTACCGTACTCCGGAAGGCACTATCACTGCATTTATGCATATGGTCGAGTATCGCCGTAACCAGAAGCAGTTACGCGAAACCCCGGCGTTGCCCGGTAATTTGACGGCGAACACCGTCGACGTTCACCGTCTTTTACAACAGGCTATCGAAGAGGGTGCGATGTCACTTGATACGCATGAAGTTCAGCCCATTCTCGGCAGTTACGGAATGCAAACCCTACCCACCTGGATTGCCAGCGACAGCGCTGAGGCTGTGCATATTGCCGAACAAATTGGCTACCCGGTTGCCCTTAAGTTGCGTTCACCGGATATCCCACATAAGTCTGATATTCAGGGGGTGATGTTATACCTGCGTACGGCAACGGAGGTTCAGCAAGCAGCAGATGCCATTTTTGATCGGGTCAAAATGGCCTGGCCGCAGGCAAGGATCCACGGGTTGCTGGTGCAAAGCATGGCTAACCGCGCAGGTGCTCAGGAGCTGCGGGTGGTGGTTGAACATGATCCCGTGTTTGGCCCGCTCATTATGCTGGGAGAAGGCGGCGTTGAGTGGCGGCCTGAAGAACAAGCCGTTGTAGCGTTACCGCCGCTGAACATGAATCTGGCGCGTTATTTGATCATCCAGGCGATTAAAAGCAAAAAGATCCGCGGCCGGAGCGCGCTGCGTCCACTT
This region includes:
- the rseC gene encoding SoxR-reducing system protein RseC: MIKEWATVVSWQNGIALVSCDVKASCNSCASRAGCGSRVLNKLGPQTSHTISVPSEQPLMAGQKVELGIAEGSLLSSAMLVYLSPLVGLFVMGGIFQMLFGTDAAAMCGAALGGVGGFWLAKGFSPKLAAREEWQPVILSVGLAPDQLRVETLSSEAR
- the rseB gene encoding sigma-E factor regulatory protein RseB, translated to MKQLWFAMSLMAGSLFFSANASADVSSGALLQQMNQASQSLNYELAFISINKQGVESLRYRHARLDNQPLAQLLQMDGPRREVVQRGNEISYFEPGLEPFTLNGDYIVDSLPSLIYTDFKRLAPYYDFISVGRTRIADRLCEVIRVVARDGTRYSYIVWIDAETKLPMRVDLLDRDGETLEQFRVISFNVNNQVGNSMQNLAKASLPPLLSVPAGDSVNFNWVPSWIPQGFSEVSSSRRQLPTIETPVESRLYSDGLFSFSVNINRATANSSEQMLRTGRRTVSTTVRDNAEITIVGELPPQTAKRISDSIKFRAAQ
- the rseA gene encoding anti-sigma-E factor RseA yields the protein MQKEKLSALMDGETLDSELLNELSHSPEMQETWESYHLIRDTLRGDTGEVLHFDISARVMAAIENEPVHQTTPLIPEAQPAPHQWQKMPFWQKVRPWASQLTQMGVAACVSLAVIVGVQHYNTQSETNQQPEAPVFNTLPMMGKASPVSLGVPADASASGGQQQQVQEQRRRINAMLQDYELQRRLHSEQLQFEQAQTQQAAVQVPGNQTLGTQSQ
- the rpoE gene encoding RNA polymerase sigma factor RpoE, yielding MSEQLTDQVLVERVQKGDQKAFNLLVVRYQHKVASLVSRYVPSGDVPDVVQESFIKAYRALDSFRGDSAFYTWLYRIAVNTAKNYLVAQGRRPPSSDVDAIDAENFESGGALKEISNPENLMLSEELRQIVFRTIESLPEDLRMAITLRELDGLSYEEIAAIMDCPVGTVRSRIFRAREAIDNKVQPLIRR
- the rseD gene encoding rpoE leader peptide RseD, translated to MLEWRFDNAWNLGLGRHYLG
- the nadB gene encoding L-aspartate oxidase, which translates into the protein MNTTPELHCDVLIIGSGAAGLSLALRLAEHQNVIVLSKGPISEGSTFYAQGGIAAVFDETDSIASHVEDTLIAGAGIVDTHAAEFVASNARHCVQWLIDQGVLFDTQVQPNGEESYHLTREGGHSHRRILHAADATGKEVETTLVSKALSHPNIRVLERSNAVDLIISDKIGLPGTRRVVGAWVWNRNKEKVETCQAKAVVLATGGASKVYQYTTNPDIASGDGIAMAWRAGCRVANLEFNQFHPTALFHPQARNFLLTEALRGEGAYLKRPDGSRFMPDFDTRGELAPRDIVARAIDHEMKRLGVDCMYLDISHKPAEFIRQHFPMIYEKLLNLGIDLTRDPVPIVPAAHYTCGGVMVDDHGRTDVDGLYAIGEVSYTGLHGANRMASNSLLECLVYGWSAAEDITKRMPYARETEHLPAWDESRVDNPDELVVIQHNWHELRLFMWDYVGIVRTTKRLERALRRITMLQQEIDEYYANFRVSNNLLELRNLVQVAELIVRCAMMRKESRGLHYTLDYPDQLAESGPSILSPQVHINR
- a CDS encoding tRNA1(Val) (adenine(37)-N6)-methyltransferase: MSQLKAQLRRDGFTFKQFFVAHDRCAMKVGTDGILLGAWAPVAGVKRILDIGTGSGLVALMLAQRTEEHVTIDAVELDAQAAEQARENAAESPWAERMKVECADVLAWAPEQTARYDLIVSNPPYYEPGVECGSPEREQARYTGSLNHKALLTSAAELISEEGFFCVVLPESTGNTFIGIAQEIGWTLRLRTDISDTEGRLPHRVLLALSPKEGECFNDRMVIRGPDQRYSEDYTALTQAFYLFM